The proteins below come from a single Xenopus tropicalis strain Nigerian chromosome 9, UCB_Xtro_10.0, whole genome shotgun sequence genomic window:
- the LOC101732362 gene encoding serine/threonine-protein kinase N2: MQAACSDSFIFSPPSVFKEKRILQKVTSAEHPFLVSLYATFQSENHLFFVMKYLPGGDLCHLLEHQGAFEESKAMFYTACIVLGLEELHRNNIVHRDLKLENLMVDVHGYLKIVDFGLSKDGFRYGDRSKTRCGTNCYMAPEIIDEMAYSRAVDWWALGVVLYVMIMFQFPFDAEDDMELFESIRNDKPALTEELSEEAQCLILRLLEKNPCHRLGSSEAGAEEVKAHEFFEDIDWEEFLEREQMPPFKPDVSGLTESTRQSECQAWGLMPPAEAISPEAQELFEGFDYSAE; encoded by the exons ATGCAGGCCGCATGTAGTGACAGTTTTATATTCTCTCCCCCCAGTGTTTTCAAGGAGAAGCGAATCCTTCAGAAGGTTACCAGCGCAGAGCACCCATTCCTGGTTTCCTTATACGCCACATTCCAGAGTGAGAATCACCTCTTTTTTGTAATGAAGTATCTTCCTGGAGGTGATCTGTGCCATCTGCTCGAGCATCAAGGAGCATTTGAGGAATCAAAAGCCAT GTTTTACACTGCCTGTATAGTGCTCGGCCTGGAGGAATTGCACCGGAACAATATTGTTCATAG aGATCTGAAACTGGAAAATCTAATGGTGGATGTACATGGCTATCTGAAAATCGTGGATTTCGGCCTGAGCAAAGATG GTTTCAGATATGGAGATCGCAGTAAGACCCGGTGCGGAACAAACTGCTACATGGCCCCAGAGATCATTGATGAGATGGCATACAGCAGGGCCGttgactggtgggcccttggggttgTGTTATATGTCATGATCATGTTCCAG TTCCCATTTGATGCAGAAGATGACATGGAATTATTTGAGAGCATCAGGAATGACAAACCTGCCCTGACAGAGGAATTGTCAGAGGAAGCTCAGTGCCTAATACTAAGA ttACTGGAGAAGAATCCATGTCATCGCCTCGGATCCAGCGAGGCCGGTGCTGAAGAGGTTAAAGCCCATGAATTCTTTGAA gatattgatTGGGAAGAATTTCTTGAAAGAGAACAGATGCCTCCATTTAAACCAGATGTCAGTGGCCTTACAGAGAGTACCAGGCAATCTGAATGCCAAGCCTGGGGATTAATGCCACCAGCTGAAGCGATATCACCAGAGGCACAAGAGCTATTTGAAGGATTTGACTATTCAGCTGAGTGA